In a genomic window of Methanomassiliicoccus sp.:
- a CDS encoding MtaA/CmuA family methyltransferase, producing MTPKERFLAALSRKQLDRPAVGCVTQSVTVDQMDAVGVHWPEAHTDARMMATLGAAGAKVFGFENARIPFCLTVEAEALGATVDLGKVDRTPMVKKHPFESDADPVFDKDFMHKGRAKTVIEATKILKKEVGHELPIVVGTTGPVTIAGHMIGTETLLLMMITEPETVHKFCKVAAAMEKEYQKALVAAGADVIAMSDPSASTDMMSAEMFDEFAKPYIKETWIGAEGAKKILHICGNTTVLLDHMIDTGADGLSIEEKVNPFEAVKIVDNRAALVGNMGVVRPLLQGTPEECREHALQIKEAGFNIVAPGCGLAARVPKANIEAMVKAIKG from the coding sequence GTGACACCTAAGGAAAGGTTTCTAGCAGCCCTCTCTCGCAAGCAGCTTGACAGGCCCGCAGTTGGATGCGTTACCCAGTCCGTCACCGTTGACCAGATGGATGCCGTTGGTGTACACTGGCCAGAGGCTCACACTGATGCCAGGATGATGGCCACCCTCGGCGCTGCTGGCGCCAAGGTCTTTGGGTTCGAGAACGCCAGGATCCCCTTCTGCCTGACCGTCGAGGCTGAGGCTCTCGGCGCCACCGTGGACCTGGGCAAGGTCGACAGGACCCCCATGGTCAAGAAGCACCCCTTCGAGTCCGACGCTGACCCTGTGTTCGACAAGGACTTCATGCACAAGGGAAGGGCTAAGACCGTCATCGAGGCCACCAAGATCTTGAAGAAGGAGGTCGGCCACGAGCTGCCCATCGTCGTCGGTACCACTGGCCCTGTGACCATCGCTGGCCACATGATCGGGACCGAGACCCTGCTGCTCATGATGATCACTGAGCCGGAAACCGTCCACAAGTTCTGCAAGGTCGCCGCCGCTATGGAGAAGGAGTACCAGAAGGCTCTAGTGGCCGCTGGTGCTGACGTCATCGCCATGAGCGACCCCTCCGCCTCGACCGACATGATGTCCGCCGAGATGTTCGACGAGTTCGCCAAGCCCTACATCAAGGAGACCTGGATCGGAGCCGAGGGTGCCAAGAAGATCCTGCACATCTGCGGCAACACCACCGTCCTGCTCGACCACATGATCGACACCGGTGCCGATGGTCTGTCCATCGAAGAGAAGGTCAACCCGTTCGAGGCCGTCAAGATCGTCGACAACCGCGCTGCCCTCGTCGGCAACATGGGTGTCGTCCGCCCGCTGCTCCAGGGAACCCCCGAGGAGTGCCGCGAGCACGCTCTGCAGATCAAGGAGGCCGGCTTCAACATCGTCGCCCCTGGTTGCGGACTCGCTGCCCGTGTGCCCAAGGCCAACATCGAGGCCATGGTCAAGGCCATCAAGGGCTGA
- a CDS encoding uroporphyrinogen decarboxylase family protein — protein MNYRSGHLSSMNSKERFQAAMLGDVPDRIPVFYQHFSAGRHVLNATGLTIREGFHDPETFARLCLKGQELFGFDNIMLGWGDLLTEARAMGSTWRFPEKDFYPRIDSYAVKDLADVDRLAVVDPMEDEFWSVPLKAGRIVRDKIGTEIAIVGSTLSPFFVATELRGYENIMMDALSTPDVVEKMVSVALESLKLYGERLSALGIEEVFIDDSGASGALVSEDMCGAFDTKFVKAQVQRYRALGLRSIIHNDAQMPYLDLQAGTGAACLHFNNDLVDLPEVFARYRGKVTLMSGINHQELLFKHTPAEVEDAVRKVIDLYGKEPGLVIAPGCEVPFKSPLENMVMLRQACETYGRL, from the coding sequence ATGAACTATCGTTCAGGCCATCTCTCCTCGATGAACTCGAAGGAGAGGTTCCAGGCGGCCATGCTAGGTGATGTTCCCGACCGTATACCGGTGTTCTATCAACACTTCAGCGCCGGGAGGCACGTGCTCAATGCCACCGGACTGACGATCAGGGAAGGATTTCATGACCCCGAGACCTTCGCCCGCCTGTGCCTCAAGGGACAGGAGCTGTTCGGGTTCGACAACATCATGTTGGGGTGGGGCGACCTGCTGACCGAAGCCCGGGCCATGGGCAGCACCTGGCGGTTCCCGGAGAAGGACTTCTACCCCCGAATTGACAGCTACGCTGTAAAGGACCTGGCGGATGTCGACCGCCTCGCTGTCGTTGACCCAATGGAGGACGAGTTCTGGTCTGTCCCTCTCAAGGCAGGGCGAATCGTGAGAGACAAAATCGGAACGGAAATTGCCATCGTCGGGAGCACCCTGTCCCCGTTCTTCGTAGCCACCGAACTGCGTGGGTATGAGAACATAATGATGGACGCTCTCTCCACACCGGATGTGGTAGAGAAGATGGTCTCCGTAGCCCTTGAATCGCTCAAGCTGTACGGCGAGAGGCTGTCGGCCCTGGGGATCGAGGAGGTGTTCATCGACGACAGCGGAGCCTCCGGCGCCCTCGTCTCGGAAGATATGTGCGGGGCCTTTGATACCAAGTTCGTGAAGGCGCAGGTCCAGCGTTACCGTGCCCTCGGCCTTAGGTCCATAATCCACAACGACGCACAGATGCCATATCTGGACCTGCAGGCGGGGACGGGGGCGGCCTGCCTCCACTTCAACAACGATCTGGTCGACCTGCCCGAGGTCTTCGCCAGGTACCGGGGCAAGGTAACCCTGATGTCCGGCATCAACCACCAGGAGCTGCTGTTCAAGCACACCCCGGCAGAGGTAGAGGATGCTGTCAGGAAGGTCATCGATCTCTACGGAAAAGAACCTGGCCTGGTCATCGCTCCCGGCTGCGAGGTCCCGTTCAAGAGCCCCTTGGAGAACATGGTCATGCTCAGACAGGCCTGCGAGACGTATGGGCGCCTTTAA
- a CDS encoding methylamine methyltransferase corrinoid protein reductive activase codes for MGFGIALDVGTSGYRTHLVDLSKNGKIISTAITMRHPLPGANIMDHLHFWLENGANVGHKIVMDTVGRLIEVHGVDPKTIDRIAVCGNPAQVSMFEGIEIRDLAYAGQSLLKRLNVKVPDRRAKVITAGDIGLTAVRSETAVVIPPSIRHEIGADALAMIIKSNMLDEKDTCMVTDYGTNAEMGLYHDGELYTGSAAAGPAMEGQAIDCGMLAAPFAISDFSFAEDGMWNNVVLNEHLKPVVGTKMNPSTGDVRPVSDIRARGITGTGVVAAVALGLESGLIKPPFICTPDKQLHFQDGIAFGEHDLGEAGKAMGAIRAGHRTLIEEVGIDDADVKAMYLAGASGTYVDPIKAQTVGMVPRVVERTVQAGNTSLMMAYDLLVKDEAVDEMQKVADSIASKHIMFATSKIFEDMYVNEIAYWGEGMPFDLYNESLRAAGLRPLPPIVRPKTTRRIVSSDIPIIGDKGLKILDNVGVYLMGGFEGCIGCRKCAKECPERALEVLDGGQYGYTIKIATEFCLGTACKNCESVCPQHVYRFSDLKVTERS; via the coding sequence ATGGGATTTGGAATTGCTCTAGATGTTGGTACTAGTGGATACCGGACGCATCTCGTCGACCTCTCCAAGAACGGCAAGATAATTTCCACGGCGATCACCATGCGCCATCCGCTCCCGGGCGCCAATATCATGGACCACTTGCACTTCTGGCTTGAGAACGGCGCGAACGTCGGTCACAAGATCGTGATGGATACGGTCGGTCGTCTCATCGAGGTGCATGGGGTGGACCCAAAGACGATCGACCGGATCGCCGTATGCGGCAACCCTGCCCAGGTCTCAATGTTCGAAGGCATCGAGATCAGGGATCTGGCATATGCCGGCCAGTCCCTTCTGAAACGCCTCAATGTCAAGGTCCCTGACCGGCGAGCGAAGGTCATCACCGCCGGCGATATCGGTCTTACCGCGGTGAGATCGGAGACTGCGGTGGTTATTCCTCCGTCGATCCGTCATGAGATTGGCGCCGATGCTCTAGCCATGATCATCAAGTCCAACATGTTGGATGAGAAGGACACCTGCATGGTCACCGACTACGGGACCAATGCGGAGATGGGGCTGTACCACGATGGTGAACTATACACCGGCTCGGCCGCGGCCGGTCCGGCTATGGAGGGCCAGGCGATCGACTGTGGAATGCTCGCCGCCCCCTTCGCCATCTCAGACTTCAGCTTCGCTGAGGACGGGATGTGGAACAACGTGGTGCTCAACGAGCACCTGAAGCCCGTGGTGGGCACCAAGATGAATCCCTCCACCGGGGACGTCCGGCCAGTCAGTGACATCAGGGCCCGGGGGATCACCGGCACGGGGGTCGTCGCCGCGGTCGCCCTTGGCCTGGAGTCCGGACTCATTAAGCCGCCATTCATTTGCACGCCGGACAAGCAGCTTCACTTCCAAGATGGGATTGCCTTCGGAGAGCATGATCTCGGCGAGGCCGGTAAGGCCATGGGCGCCATCCGGGCCGGGCACCGTACACTCATAGAAGAAGTCGGGATCGACGACGCGGATGTCAAGGCCATGTATCTGGCCGGAGCTTCAGGCACTTACGTGGACCCGATTAAAGCCCAGACGGTAGGAATGGTACCGCGCGTCGTGGAACGGACCGTGCAGGCGGGCAATACTTCCCTGATGATGGCCTATGATCTACTGGTCAAGGACGAAGCGGTGGACGAGATGCAGAAGGTGGCCGATTCCATAGCCTCCAAGCACATCATGTTCGCCACCAGCAAGATCTTCGAGGACATGTATGTCAATGAGATCGCCTACTGGGGGGAGGGCATGCCCTTCGACCTGTACAACGAATCGCTGCGCGCGGCCGGTCTCCGGCCGTTGCCGCCGATCGTCCGCCCGAAGACCACCCGGCGCATCGTCTCCTCGGACATTCCGATCATCGGGGACAAGGGCCTCAAGATACTGGACAACGTCGGCGTGTACCTCATGGGGGGTTTCGAAGGCTGCATCGGTTGCCGGAAGTGCGCCAAGGAGTGCCCGGAGAGGGCGCTGGAAGTGCTTGATGGCGGGCAATATGGCTACACCATAAAGATCGCTACCGAGTTCTGCCTGGGCACAGCGTGCAAGAACTGTGAGTCGGTCTGTCCCCAACATGTTTATCGGTTCAGCGACCTGAAGGTCACCGAACGCAGCTGA
- a CDS encoding Lrp/AsnC family transcriptional regulator yields the protein MDETDLKILRMLRDNSRESLGKISEVLGISKATVSRRLSRMEQEGYITQYTVVTNPSRMGLMKGIIALEIMGTAVNAVIDQLRGYREIESVMRVFGDHGLVCMVYTKSVDSLYELIQNEILKIPNVHNVEVDIVIDRMVINPNAELEAPILSAQGAK from the coding sequence ATGGACGAAACCGACCTGAAGATATTGAGGATGCTGCGGGATAATTCTAGGGAGAGCTTAGGCAAGATATCCGAGGTTTTAGGCATATCAAAGGCTACGGTTTCCCGCCGTCTGTCTCGGATGGAGCAGGAGGGCTATATCACCCAATACACCGTGGTCACGAACCCCAGCCGAATGGGCTTGATGAAAGGGATCATCGCGTTGGAGATCATGGGCACGGCGGTCAACGCGGTCATCGATCAGTTGCGTGGATACAGGGAGATCGAGTCGGTCATGAGGGTGTTCGGTGACCACGGGCTCGTCTGCATGGTCTATACCAAGAGCGTAGATTCCCTCTACGAGCTCATACAGAATGAGATTCTCAAGATCCCTAACGTCCATAACGTGGAAGTCGACATCGTGATCGACCGCATGGTCATCAACCCCAATGCCGAGTTGGAAGCTCCGATCCTCTCGGCTCAAGGGGCCAAGTGA
- a CDS encoding YcaO-related McrA-glycine thioamidation protein gives MLLGPRPKRSTSDGERAVDPMETLERVEPLMKKAGITRLADITDLDRIGIPVFSAIRPSAESGAISVYNGKGLTKEEAKVSALMEGFERYSAEVRGFNIVRKGVEEFMESHNAVDPMELILTPASAFHLLKQPVGWVKGYDLNGMEEIWVPASAVFHPYVSRLDLALFRTSTNGLASGNNLEEAVLHGLCEVIERDAWSLVEGRRKIQGDIVLPEDGPVKRLMNMFTSKGVEVHLKNLTSDIGVPTIAAAADDVVMQDPALLTLGIGTHLNPEVAAIKALLEVAQSRLTQIHGAREDTVQGEHSRKLGYERMKRINKMWLTEGGPGVELSDLPCMDTDDIFDDLQVVRSQLNSRGLKSTVVVDLTRKDLGIPVVRVIVPGLEVFAIDEDRVGPRMMGGMV, from the coding sequence ATGTTGTTGGGACCCCGACCCAAGCGGTCGACCTCGGACGGGGAGAGAGCGGTGGACCCCATGGAGACCCTGGAAAGGGTCGAACCCCTGATGAAGAAGGCGGGGATCACCAGGCTTGCGGACATTACCGATCTGGACCGCATAGGCATCCCGGTGTTCTCGGCCATCCGCCCTTCGGCGGAGAGCGGGGCGATATCGGTCTACAACGGAAAGGGTCTGACCAAGGAGGAGGCCAAGGTATCGGCGCTGATGGAAGGTTTCGAACGTTACAGCGCCGAGGTCCGGGGATTCAATATCGTGCGCAAGGGTGTGGAGGAGTTCATGGAGTCCCATAATGCCGTCGACCCCATGGAGCTGATACTGACCCCCGCCTCAGCCTTTCATCTGCTGAAACAGCCGGTGGGGTGGGTCAAGGGCTACGACCTGAATGGCATGGAGGAGATATGGGTACCGGCAAGTGCGGTCTTCCACCCCTACGTCTCGCGGTTGGACCTTGCGCTGTTCCGCACCTCCACCAATGGCCTCGCCTCCGGCAACAACCTCGAAGAGGCGGTGCTGCACGGCCTATGCGAAGTCATTGAGCGTGACGCATGGTCCCTAGTCGAAGGACGCCGCAAGATCCAGGGCGACATCGTGCTTCCCGAGGACGGTCCGGTCAAGAGGTTGATGAACATGTTTACGTCCAAGGGGGTGGAGGTCCACCTGAAGAACCTCACCTCGGACATCGGGGTGCCTACCATCGCCGCAGCGGCCGACGACGTGGTCATGCAAGACCCCGCGCTCCTTACTTTGGGCATCGGGACCCATCTGAACCCTGAGGTCGCGGCGATCAAGGCCCTCCTCGAGGTGGCCCAAAGTCGGCTTACCCAGATCCACGGGGCGAGGGAGGACACGGTGCAAGGGGAGCATTCCCGCAAGCTCGGCTATGAGCGGATGAAGCGCATCAACAAGATGTGGTTGACCGAGGGCGGCCCCGGGGTCGAGCTTTCCGACCTGCCTTGCATGGACACCGACGATATCTTCGACGACCTTCAGGTCGTCCGCTCCCAGCTCAACTCCCGGGGGCTCAAGAGCACCGTGGTAGTGGACCTCACCCGTAAGGACCTCGGCATCCCGGTGGTCCGGGTCATCGTTCCCGGGCTGGAGGTTTTCGCCATCGACGAGGACCGGGTGGGACCAAGGATGATGGGAGGTATGGTCTGA
- a CDS encoding TfuA-related McrA-glycine thioamidation protein produces MGPSLELERAREILDADYRPPVKRGDLMALPPEVDTVGIIDGVLLTDAAVGHREILSLLDRGVKVYGASSMGALRAAELSDLGMIGIGRIFAEYASGRINGDDEVVLAYDPFSQRALSEPLINLRLNLEAAAECGIISTDSVESLIASLKHTYYPKRTYDYLYQISKIEMKNEELEALVKFLKNEGMDYKQNDAILLLRAVKDGCDFF; encoded by the coding sequence CTGGGGCCCAGCCTGGAGCTGGAGAGGGCGAGAGAGATCCTGGACGCCGATTATCGACCGCCGGTGAAGCGGGGTGATCTGATGGCCCTGCCTCCCGAGGTCGACACTGTGGGGATAATCGATGGCGTCCTTCTTACCGACGCTGCGGTCGGTCACCGGGAGATACTTTCCCTGTTGGATCGCGGCGTTAAGGTCTACGGAGCAAGCAGCATGGGCGCCTTGAGGGCGGCCGAGCTCTCCGACCTCGGGATGATCGGTATCGGGAGAATATTCGCGGAGTACGCATCCGGTAGGATCAACGGCGATGATGAGGTGGTGCTCGCCTACGATCCGTTCTCTCAACGGGCGTTGTCCGAACCGCTCATAAACCTCCGACTCAACCTCGAGGCCGCCGCTGAGTGTGGGATCATAAGCACCGATTCCGTTGAGAGCCTCATCGCGTCGCTCAAGCATACATACTACCCGAAAAGAACGTATGATTATCTTTATCAAATCTCTAAAATAGAAATGAAAAATGAGGAGTTAGAAGCCCTCGTGAAATTTCTAAAAAACGAAGGAATGGACTACAAGCAAAATGATGCGATTTTGCTACTTAGGGCCGTTAAGGATGGATGCGATTTTTTTTGA
- the mcrB gene encoding coenzyme-B sulfoethylthiotransferase subunit beta: MAKYKDKIDLYDDRGKLIEKDVPLEAISPLNNDAVKRIASLAKRTIAVDMPGLEKSLKTGRVGGGYIKGKEIDAAVVANGEKLAKRVKDILKVDKDDDTEVKVIMDGKRMIIQVPTNRVDAGVEYTTGFTSAAAALTQAVIDEFNVDMFHANMVKGAVWGRYPQTLNFLGSNLKSILEVPQNNEGAGYALRNIMANHLVALSGKNSMNAAALASIFEQTAMFELGDAIGPFERYHLLGLAYQGLNANNMTVDLVKENGKTGTVGTVVESVVGRALEDKVIKVKEKLPSGYKVYTTNDFPLWNAYAASGMLAACMVNIGAARASQAVPATILYFNDLLEHETGLPGVDFGRAMGVSVGMSFFSHSIYGGGGPGLFHGNHVVTKHSKGFVIPCIAASCSLDAGTQYFSPESTSSLVRDVFGDIPEFKAPLKAIGKEAKKLK; this comes from the coding sequence TTGGCGAAATACAAGGACAAGATAGACTTGTATGACGACAGGGGTAAGCTTATCGAGAAGGATGTACCCCTTGAGGCGATCAGCCCTCTGAACAACGACGCTGTGAAGCGGATTGCATCCTTGGCCAAGAGAACCATCGCCGTGGACATGCCTGGACTTGAGAAGAGCCTCAAGACCGGACGCGTCGGCGGTGGATATATCAAGGGCAAGGAGATCGACGCTGCGGTCGTTGCGAACGGCGAAAAGCTCGCGAAGAGGGTCAAGGACATCCTGAAGGTCGACAAGGACGATGACACCGAGGTCAAGGTCATCATGGACGGGAAGAGGATGATTATCCAGGTCCCGACCAACCGTGTCGACGCTGGTGTCGAGTACACCACCGGCTTCACTTCGGCTGCTGCCGCCCTTACCCAGGCCGTCATCGACGAGTTCAACGTGGACATGTTCCACGCGAACATGGTAAAGGGAGCTGTATGGGGCAGATATCCCCAGACCCTGAACTTCCTGGGCTCCAACCTGAAGTCCATCCTGGAGGTTCCGCAGAACAACGAGGGTGCCGGTTACGCCCTTAGGAACATCATGGCCAACCACCTTGTCGCTCTGTCCGGCAAGAACTCGATGAACGCTGCCGCTCTGGCTTCGATCTTCGAGCAGACTGCGATGTTCGAGCTTGGTGACGCCATTGGACCTTTTGAGAGGTACCACCTGCTCGGTCTGGCCTACCAGGGCCTGAATGCGAACAACATGACCGTTGACCTCGTCAAGGAGAACGGCAAGACCGGTACCGTCGGGACCGTTGTTGAGTCCGTCGTCGGCCGCGCCCTCGAAGACAAGGTCATCAAGGTCAAGGAGAAGCTGCCCTCTGGATACAAGGTGTACACCACCAACGACTTCCCGCTGTGGAACGCCTACGCGGCCAGCGGTATGCTCGCTGCTTGCATGGTTAACATCGGTGCTGCCAGAGCGTCCCAGGCTGTTCCTGCGACCATCCTGTACTTCAACGACCTGCTCGAGCACGAGACCGGTCTGCCTGGTGTCGACTTCGGTCGGGCCATGGGTGTGTCCGTCGGTATGTCCTTCTTCAGCCACTCCATCTATGGTGGTGGCGGACCTGGTCTGTTCCACGGTAACCACGTCGTGACCAAGCACTCCAAGGGATTCGTTATCCCGTGCATCGCCGCTTCCTGCTCCCTTGATGCGGGTACCCAGTACTTCTCGCCTGAGAGCACCTCTTCCCTGGTTAGGGATGTGTTCGGCGACATTCCCGAGTTCAAGGCCCCGTTGAAGGCGATTGGCAAGGAGGCCAAGAAGCTGAAGTAA
- the mcrD gene encoding methyl-coenzyme M reductase operon protein D codes for MTMNDAPEAVPLPEILIFPNRLLKAETTEKLLNRIYTVPHVRQVNIAGEGLPAVLSSGPNKGLPNEHPERRVITVKDKQVELRLLVGRVFVEIDDIDHVQQALEEIDSICTELLPFGFNLEVGRYSKYRPTVTDYRKCKR; via the coding sequence ATGACGATGAATGATGCCCCCGAAGCTGTCCCGTTGCCGGAGATCCTGATATTTCCAAACAGGTTGCTCAAGGCCGAAACGACCGAGAAGCTCCTGAACAGGATCTATACAGTCCCCCATGTGAGGCAGGTCAATATCGCTGGCGAGGGATTGCCAGCGGTTCTGAGTTCTGGCCCCAACAAGGGATTGCCCAACGAGCACCCTGAACGAAGGGTGATTACAGTCAAGGACAAGCAGGTCGAACTACGCCTGCTGGTAGGGAGGGTGTTCGTCGAGATCGACGACATCGACCATGTCCAGCAAGCACTGGAGGAGATCGACAGCATTTGTACTGAACTCCTCCCGTTCGGGTTCAACCTGGAAGTGGGCAGATATTCGAAGTACAGGCCTACCGTGACCGATTACAGGAAATGCAAGAGGTAA
- the mcrG gene encoding coenzyme-B sulfoethylthiotransferase subunit gamma, whose protein sequence is MAYQAQFYPGDSQVAKNRRRYMDPSQKLKKLRDVAMDDVVRIMGHRAPGEDYKSIHPPLEEGNEPDDLIRKLVTPIEGAKKGDRIRYIQFTDSVYFAPMVPYLRAWMYMTRMRGFDTGTLSGRQIIEMRERDLEKAAKELIDNETFDPAKTGIRGATVHGHACRLDENGLMFDAWQRYRWNAKKGEVEYVKDQVALPLDKPISVGKPLPDADLKKMTTIFRADGVDMRDDPEVMAMNLRIHRLRTLCGFQAYALKGE, encoded by the coding sequence ATGGCATACCAAGCTCAGTTCTATCCTGGCGACAGCCAGGTCGCCAAGAACAGGCGCCGGTACATGGACCCTTCCCAGAAGCTGAAGAAGCTCAGGGATGTCGCCATGGACGACGTCGTTAGGATCATGGGCCACAGGGCCCCCGGAGAAGACTACAAGAGCATTCACCCCCCACTGGAGGAGGGCAACGAGCCGGATGACCTCATCCGCAAGTTGGTCACCCCCATCGAGGGCGCCAAGAAGGGCGACAGGATCAGATACATCCAGTTCACCGACTCGGTGTACTTCGCCCCCATGGTTCCCTACCTTAGGGCCTGGATGTACATGACCAGGATGCGCGGTTTCGACACCGGTACCCTTTCCGGCAGGCAGATCATCGAAATGAGAGAGAGGGATCTGGAGAAGGCCGCTAAGGAGCTCATCGACAACGAGACCTTCGACCCCGCCAAGACTGGTATCAGGGGCGCCACTGTGCACGGGCACGCTTGCAGGCTGGACGAGAACGGCCTGATGTTCGATGCCTGGCAGAGGTACCGCTGGAACGCCAAGAAGGGCGAGGTTGAGTACGTAAAGGACCAGGTCGCTCTGCCGCTGGACAAGCCCATCTCTGTGGGCAAGCCCCTGCCGGACGCTGACCTCAAGAAGATGACCACCATCTTCAGGGCCGATGGAGTTGACATGAGGGACGACCCCGAGGTCATGGCCATGAACCTGAGGATACACAGGCTGAGGACCCTCTGCGGGTTCCAGGCTTACGCCCTGAAGGGGGAGTAA
- the mcrA gene encoding coenzyme-B sulfoethylthiotransferase subunit alpha, whose product MAKEKDKLFLDAMKKKFKEAPTAVNTTYYTFGGWKQSKRKREWVEQANKIAKQRGIPMMNQDIGVPLGQRVLMPYQLSHTDIYAEADDLHFVNNAAMQQAWDDIRRTVISGMDTAHAVIEKRLGKEVTPETINHYLETVNHAMPGGAVVQEHMAECSPALTADCYVKVFSGDDELISQIDKRFVIDINKEFPKDQAKQLKDAIGKSLWQKVACPTIVGRVCDGGTMSRWSAMQISMSFISSYRLAAGEAAIADFAFAAKHASVVEMGTMMPARRARGPNEPGGIPFGFLADMVQSMRVKPDDPARAALETVALGAVVLDQIYLGSYMSGGVGFTQYATAAYTDDILEDYTYWAIDLVKSKYGGLCKSKPSMELMEKLGSEVNTYALEMYERYPAAMEAHFGGSQRATVAAAATGIACAMATGNADFGVNGWYLSMLQHKERHGRLGFYGYDLQDQCGSANSLSYRSDEGLPFELRGPNYPNYAMNVGHLSGYSGIAAASHAARGDAFCCSPLIKVAFADKNMPFDFANITKEFGRGAMREFMPAGERSVIIPAQ is encoded by the coding sequence ATGGCTAAGGAAAAGGACAAGTTGTTCCTGGACGCGATGAAGAAGAAGTTCAAGGAGGCCCCCACTGCGGTCAACACCACCTACTACACCTTTGGCGGCTGGAAGCAGTCCAAGAGGAAGAGGGAGTGGGTTGAGCAGGCGAACAAGATCGCCAAGCAGCGTGGCATACCGATGATGAACCAGGACATCGGTGTACCTCTGGGCCAGCGTGTGCTGATGCCGTATCAGCTGTCCCACACCGACATCTATGCCGAGGCTGATGACCTGCACTTCGTCAACAACGCCGCCATGCAGCAGGCGTGGGATGATATCCGCAGGACCGTCATCTCCGGAATGGACACCGCTCACGCGGTTATCGAGAAGAGGCTCGGCAAGGAGGTCACTCCTGAGACCATTAACCACTACCTCGAGACCGTGAACCACGCCATGCCCGGTGGCGCCGTCGTTCAGGAGCACATGGCCGAGTGCAGCCCCGCCCTTACCGCGGACTGCTACGTGAAGGTCTTCTCCGGTGACGACGAGCTGATCAGCCAGATCGACAAGCGGTTCGTCATCGACATCAACAAGGAGTTCCCCAAGGACCAGGCTAAGCAGCTGAAGGACGCCATCGGCAAGTCCCTGTGGCAGAAGGTTGCTTGCCCGACCATCGTCGGCCGCGTTTGCGACGGCGGTACCATGTCCCGGTGGAGCGCCATGCAGATCTCGATGTCTTTCATCAGCAGCTACAGACTGGCTGCCGGTGAGGCCGCCATCGCCGACTTCGCGTTCGCCGCCAAGCACGCGTCCGTCGTCGAGATGGGTACCATGATGCCCGCCAGGCGTGCCAGGGGCCCCAACGAGCCCGGTGGAATTCCCTTCGGGTTCCTTGCTGATATGGTCCAGTCCATGCGTGTCAAGCCGGACGACCCCGCCAGGGCCGCCCTCGAGACCGTTGCGCTGGGCGCTGTCGTCCTCGACCAGATCTACCTCGGTTCCTACATGTCCGGCGGTGTCGGGTTCACCCAGTACGCTACCGCGGCCTACACCGATGACATCCTGGAGGACTACACCTACTGGGCCATCGACCTGGTCAAGTCCAAGTACGGTGGACTGTGCAAGAGCAAGCCCTCCATGGAACTGATGGAGAAGCTCGGCTCTGAGGTCAACACCTACGCCCTCGAGATGTATGAGAGGTACCCCGCCGCGATGGAGGCCCACTTCGGTGGTTCCCAGCGTGCGACCGTTGCCGCTGCCGCCACTGGTATCGCTTGCGCGATGGCCACCGGCAACGCCGACTTCGGTGTCAACGGCTGGTACCTGTCCATGCTCCAGCACAAGGAGAGGCACGGCCGCCTCGGGTTCTACGGGTACGACCTGCAGGACCAGTGCGGTTCCGCCAACTCCCTGTCCTACAGGAGCGACGAGGGTCTGCCCTTCGAGCTGAGGGGTCCGAACTACCCGAACTACGCCATGAATGTCGGTCACCTGTCCGGCTACTCCGGAATTGCGGCTGCCTCTCATGCGGCTCGCGGCGATGCGTTCTGCTGCAGCCCGCTGATCAAGGTCGCCTTCGCCGACAAGAACATGCCGTTCGACTTCGCCAACATCACGAAGGAGTTCGGCCGTGGCGCCATGAGGGAGTTCATGCCCGCTGGCGAAAGGTCCGTCATCATCCCCGCTCAGTGA
- a CDS encoding DUF2098 domain-containing protein — protein MIVGDIVKYRNTGTVGKIEDIMEEGKVTWVLLDTSHLYYDATTLDPALPDEYRGAADHEKGQREQLEDIERLRQEMAEMAEKVSRITPSGAG, from the coding sequence ATGATCGTAGGTGACATCGTCAAGTACAGAAACACCGGGACGGTAGGCAAGATAGAGGACATCATGGAAGAGGGCAAGGTAACCTGGGTCCTCCTGGATACCTCGCACCTCTACTACGATGCGACCACCCTTGACCCCGCCTTACCGGATGAGTACCGCGGTGCCGCCGATCATGAAAAAGGCCAGAGGGAGCAGTTGGAAGACATCGAACGTCTCCGCCAAGAGATGGCGGAGATGGCAGAGAAGGTCTCCAGGATAACTCCCTCCGGCGCGGGATAA